A window of the Streptomyces griseochromogenes genome harbors these coding sequences:
- a CDS encoding helix-turn-helix domain-containing protein produces MRRMKDASGLSYGRLAGRTHYSRSSWERFLNGKQLPTRVAVEQLAAAVGEDPSPLLALWDALDTTSRELAETPRDALAAPADSQETGAPRTTGGSRGRVGLLLRRLLPLGYVASGALLGALGAVLLMDDGHSATATPPALPSREVAARATATAPRPGCRGDSCLEAEPQARNCQWDAVTARQTWLRGLQIQLRYSPRCKAVWGRVENGTVGDAVSITDRWGRTEDATIRVGTDTYTRMLSTADAPASTITICGKIPSQHERECTPTDQPPAP; encoded by the coding sequence ATGCGCCGGATGAAGGACGCCTCCGGACTCAGCTACGGACGCCTCGCCGGCCGCACGCACTACAGCCGCTCCTCCTGGGAGCGGTTCCTGAACGGCAAGCAACTGCCCACCCGGGTCGCGGTGGAGCAACTGGCCGCCGCCGTGGGCGAGGACCCCTCCCCGTTGCTCGCCCTCTGGGACGCCCTCGACACCACGTCCCGCGAGCTCGCCGAGACACCGCGGGACGCGCTCGCGGCCCCCGCCGACAGCCAGGAGACCGGTGCTCCCCGCACCACCGGCGGGAGCCGGGGCCGCGTCGGCCTGCTGCTGCGCCGGCTCCTGCCCCTGGGCTACGTCGCCTCCGGCGCCCTCCTGGGCGCACTCGGCGCGGTCCTGCTCATGGACGACGGCCACTCGGCCACCGCCACGCCCCCGGCGCTCCCGTCCCGCGAGGTCGCCGCCCGTGCCACGGCCACCGCCCCGAGGCCCGGCTGCCGGGGCGACAGCTGTCTCGAGGCAGAGCCCCAGGCCAGGAACTGCCAGTGGGACGCCGTCACCGCCCGCCAGACCTGGCTGAGAGGACTGCAGATACAGCTCCGCTACAGCCCCCGGTGCAAGGCCGTCTGGGGCCGCGTGGAGAACGGCACCGTCGGCGACGCCGTCTCCATCACCGACCGCTGGGGCCGCACCGAGGACGCCACCATCCGCGTCGGCACCGACACCTACACCCGCATGCTCTCCACCGCCGATGCACCCGCCTCCACCATCACCATCTGCGGCAAGATCCCCAGCCAGCACGAACGGGAGTGCACGCCGACCGACCAGCCGCCCGCGCCCTGA
- the mshD gene encoding mycothiol synthase — MSSDDAVRPFPSRSIETQAELGPGQAEAVLGLLAEAARVDGQQPVSEQGRLQLRGGPRAGVSHLLLSVGDELVGYAQLEDTDPVEAPAAELVIHPAHRGHGHGRALGAALLAASGKRLRVWAHGGHSAARHLAQVLGLTLFRELRQMRRPLTGLELADPRLPEGVSVRSFVPGKDDTAWLAVNAAAFAHHPEQGSLTQRDLDDRKGQPWFDPAGFFLAERAGELVGFHWTKVHAEEGLGEVYVLGVRPGEQGGGLGKALTTIGLRHLAGQGLPTAMLYVDADNNAAVSVYERLGFTTHETDLMYRTET; from the coding sequence ATGAGCAGCGACGACGCCGTACGGCCCTTCCCCTCCCGTTCCATCGAGACCCAGGCCGAACTCGGACCGGGCCAGGCCGAGGCCGTGCTCGGACTGCTCGCCGAGGCCGCCCGTGTCGACGGGCAGCAGCCGGTGTCCGAGCAGGGGCGCCTGCAGCTGCGCGGCGGTCCCCGCGCGGGCGTGTCGCATCTGCTGCTGTCCGTCGGGGACGAACTCGTCGGCTACGCCCAGCTGGAGGACACCGACCCGGTGGAGGCGCCGGCCGCCGAACTGGTCATCCACCCGGCGCACCGCGGGCACGGACACGGGCGGGCGCTGGGCGCGGCGCTGCTGGCCGCCTCCGGCAAGCGGCTGCGGGTGTGGGCGCACGGCGGGCACTCCGCCGCCCGGCACCTCGCCCAGGTGCTGGGGCTGACCCTGTTCCGTGAACTGCGGCAGATGCGGCGGCCGTTGACCGGCCTGGAGCTGGCCGACCCTCGGCTGCCGGAGGGCGTGAGCGTGCGCTCCTTCGTGCCCGGCAAGGACGACACGGCCTGGCTCGCGGTGAACGCGGCCGCCTTCGCGCACCACCCCGAGCAGGGCTCGCTCACCCAGCGCGACCTGGACGACCGCAAGGGCCAGCCGTGGTTCGACCCGGCCGGGTTCTTCCTCGCCGAGCGAGCCGGGGAGCTGGTCGGCTTCCACTGGACCAAGGTGCACGCCGAGGAGGGGCTCGGCGAGGTGTACGTGCTCGGGGTGCGGCCGGGCGAGCAGGGCGGCGGCCTCGGCAAGGCCCTGACCACGATCGGCCTGCGCCATCTGGCCGGGCAGGGCCTGCCGACGGCCATGCTCTATGTGGACGCCGACAACAATGCGGCGGTCTCGGTGTACGAGCGGCTGGGCTTCACCACCCACGAGACCGACCTGATGTACCGCACCGAGACATGA